Proteins encoded within one genomic window of Calonectris borealis chromosome 1, bCalBor7.hap1.2, whole genome shotgun sequence:
- the P2RY2 gene encoding P2Y purinoceptor 2 isoform X1 — MKQMQVVLTEASWVMANITTPPAWTRVINSSLDPGGAGDNAYKCIFDEDFKYVLLPISYGIVCVVGLFLNLLALYVFIFRIKTWNASTTYMFNLAVSDTLYVVSLPLLVYYYAMGDNWPFSVGLCKIVRFLFYTNLYCSILFLLCISIHRFLGICFPLKSLQWGHVRYARRVSVIVWVVTVVCQSPVLFFVTTSVKRDTITCHDTSSKDLFGQFVIYSSVMLVLLFCIPFLIIIVCYCLMARRLLQPTRGISRLSRSKKKSVKMIIIVLVVFIVCFLPFHVTRTLYYSFRSWDLSCQTLNAINLVYKVTRPLASTNSCLDPILYFLAGQRFMKFAGNKMPGKPQNEMALGIVPNSHLGTSNDTDTLSKDMKS, encoded by the exons ATGAAGCAGATGCAGGTGGTCCTCACCGAAGCATCATG GGTGATGGCGAACATAACAACTCCTCCAGCCTGGACCAGAGTTATCAACAGCTCCCTGGACCCAGGTGGCGCAGGAGACAACGCCTACAAGTGCATATTTGATGAGGACTTCAAGTAtgtcctgctgcccatctccTACGGCATCGTGTGTGTGGTGGGGCTCTTTCTCAACCTGCTGGCCCTCTACGTCTTCATCTTCAGGATCAAGACCTGGAACGCCTCCACCACGTACATGTTCAACCTGGCTGTGTCCGACACGCTCTACGTGGTCTCCCTGCCCCTCCTGGTCTATTATTATGCGATGGGGGACAACTGGCCCTTCAGCGTGGGCTTGTGTAAGATAGTCCGCTTCTTGTTTTACACCAACCTCTACTGCagcatccttttcctcctctgcatcaGCATCCATCGATTCCTGGGCATCTGCTTCCCGCTGAAGTCGCTGCAGTGGGGACATGTTCGCTATGCCCGGAGGGTGTCGGTCATCGTGTGGGTGGTGACCGTCGTGTGCCAGTCGCCCGTGCTCTTCTTTGTCACCACCAGCGTGAAGCGTGACACCATCACCTGCCACGACACGTCCAGCAAGGACCTCTTTGGCCAGTTTGTTATTTACAGTTCGGTGATGCTGGTGCTGCTCTTCTGCATCCCTTTCCTCATCATCATCGTTTGCTACTGCCTAATGGCCcggaggctgctgcagcccacACGGGGGATCTCCCGGCTGTCCCGATCCAAAAAGAAGTCTGTCAAGATGATAATCATCGTCTTGGTGGTCttcattgtttgttttcttcctttccatgtcaCTCGTACCTTGTACTACTCCTTCCGGAGCTGGGACTTGAGCTGTCAGACCCTCAACGCTATCAACTTAGTCTATAAGGTGACTCGTCCCTTAGCCAGCACCAACAGCTGCTTGGATCCCATTTTGTATTTCTTAGCAGGACAACGATTTATGAAGTTTGCGGGCAACAAAATGCCAGGGAAGCCTCAAAACGAAATGGCGCTGGGCATCGTGCCCAACAGTCACCTGGGAACCAGCAACGACACAGACACGTTATCCAAGGATATGAAATCCTAG
- the P2RY2 gene encoding P2Y purinoceptor 2 isoform X2 — protein sequence MANITTPPAWTRVINSSLDPGGAGDNAYKCIFDEDFKYVLLPISYGIVCVVGLFLNLLALYVFIFRIKTWNASTTYMFNLAVSDTLYVVSLPLLVYYYAMGDNWPFSVGLCKIVRFLFYTNLYCSILFLLCISIHRFLGICFPLKSLQWGHVRYARRVSVIVWVVTVVCQSPVLFFVTTSVKRDTITCHDTSSKDLFGQFVIYSSVMLVLLFCIPFLIIIVCYCLMARRLLQPTRGISRLSRSKKKSVKMIIIVLVVFIVCFLPFHVTRTLYYSFRSWDLSCQTLNAINLVYKVTRPLASTNSCLDPILYFLAGQRFMKFAGNKMPGKPQNEMALGIVPNSHLGTSNDTDTLSKDMKS from the coding sequence ATGGCGAACATAACAACTCCTCCAGCCTGGACCAGAGTTATCAACAGCTCCCTGGACCCAGGTGGCGCAGGAGACAACGCCTACAAGTGCATATTTGATGAGGACTTCAAGTAtgtcctgctgcccatctccTACGGCATCGTGTGTGTGGTGGGGCTCTTTCTCAACCTGCTGGCCCTCTACGTCTTCATCTTCAGGATCAAGACCTGGAACGCCTCCACCACGTACATGTTCAACCTGGCTGTGTCCGACACGCTCTACGTGGTCTCCCTGCCCCTCCTGGTCTATTATTATGCGATGGGGGACAACTGGCCCTTCAGCGTGGGCTTGTGTAAGATAGTCCGCTTCTTGTTTTACACCAACCTCTACTGCagcatccttttcctcctctgcatcaGCATCCATCGATTCCTGGGCATCTGCTTCCCGCTGAAGTCGCTGCAGTGGGGACATGTTCGCTATGCCCGGAGGGTGTCGGTCATCGTGTGGGTGGTGACCGTCGTGTGCCAGTCGCCCGTGCTCTTCTTTGTCACCACCAGCGTGAAGCGTGACACCATCACCTGCCACGACACGTCCAGCAAGGACCTCTTTGGCCAGTTTGTTATTTACAGTTCGGTGATGCTGGTGCTGCTCTTCTGCATCCCTTTCCTCATCATCATCGTTTGCTACTGCCTAATGGCCcggaggctgctgcagcccacACGGGGGATCTCCCGGCTGTCCCGATCCAAAAAGAAGTCTGTCAAGATGATAATCATCGTCTTGGTGGTCttcattgtttgttttcttcctttccatgtcaCTCGTACCTTGTACTACTCCTTCCGGAGCTGGGACTTGAGCTGTCAGACCCTCAACGCTATCAACTTAGTCTATAAGGTGACTCGTCCCTTAGCCAGCACCAACAGCTGCTTGGATCCCATTTTGTATTTCTTAGCAGGACAACGATTTATGAAGTTTGCGGGCAACAAAATGCCAGGGAAGCCTCAAAACGAAATGGCGCTGGGCATCGTGCCCAACAGTCACCTGGGAACCAGCAACGACACAGACACGTTATCCAAGGATATGAAATCCTAG